A portion of the Sulfuricurvum kujiense DSM 16994 genome contains these proteins:
- a CDS encoding ATP-binding protein, which produces MIPFTVLGTKERLLLQSHYYEADKLMMWILLIHAFVAIFVTANYYNTYWLGIVGSAVILTLCSAAFILLRGTLWFRLIAAVAIMLFSAIYIQQHLGRIEMHFHVFIGLAILTIYKDVVPMFIATAAILIHHLLFNWMQSLHVILGNEPVMIFSYGCGTEYVILHGVMVIAETVLLTYIIKNSAQQFIEVIRAQEALDISNQQLSRFNITLEEQVRLRTQELESALQKHIGMAEDLKMAKEEAVSANQLKSEFLANMSHEIRTPLNSVIGFSDLLEQEVKEPKQVQYLHAIKNGGKALLSLINNILDLSKIESGHMKVELHPLHFKPFLREIMNMFIEPGKKKGLEVTYEIEKNLPEWIIADEIRIRQILFNLISNAIKFTEKGSVRLSVLSTPSKNEGFVDLIFSIKDTGIGISPKNQIKIFDAFIQNDGQDSRQFGGTGLGLAICRKLAQLMKGDITIESQLGQGSEFTFTIANIEISEALFAEAEEAPTKNTITFSSSKILIVDDIEENRILLHEFLNEFGFEIEEAVDGLEATELIREHAYDLVLTDIRMPRMDGWEAIRFIRDELSNHTLPVVAVTASVMKEDYEHLMKVFDGIIEKPVNKSLLISTLQRFLPYTQNIPLPEEESSFAISGLTPDEQERLKNSLSDCAKEVDAILESGDIELAEGFADKLFNIGNEFETKAIIKYASLLKENCESFNIESVESLLKEYQKNQKLWSIS; this is translated from the coding sequence ATGATTCCATTTACAGTTTTAGGGACTAAAGAGCGCCTGTTATTACAATCGCATTATTACGAAGCAGACAAACTGATGATGTGGATTTTACTCATTCATGCATTTGTCGCGATTTTCGTAACAGCCAATTATTACAATACCTACTGGCTCGGAATAGTCGGAAGTGCCGTTATTCTTACCCTGTGCAGTGCAGCGTTCATTCTGCTGCGGGGAACACTGTGGTTTCGTCTGATTGCCGCTGTTGCCATCATGCTCTTTTCCGCTATCTACATACAACAGCATCTCGGTCGGATAGAGATGCATTTTCATGTTTTTATCGGTTTGGCCATATTGACCATTTACAAAGATGTAGTGCCGATGTTTATCGCGACTGCGGCGATTCTCATTCACCATCTGCTGTTCAACTGGATGCAATCTCTCCACGTTATACTCGGCAATGAGCCGGTGATGATATTCAGTTACGGGTGCGGGACAGAATATGTTATTTTACACGGGGTAATGGTCATTGCAGAAACGGTTCTCCTGACCTATATCATCAAAAATTCAGCCCAACAATTTATCGAAGTGATCCGAGCGCAAGAAGCGCTTGATATATCCAATCAACAGCTAAGCCGATTCAATATCACACTCGAAGAGCAAGTACGTTTGCGTACGCAGGAGCTTGAATCTGCCCTTCAAAAGCACATCGGGATGGCCGAAGATTTAAAAATGGCCAAAGAAGAAGCCGTCTCGGCAAACCAGCTTAAATCTGAATTTTTGGCTAATATGAGCCATGAAATCCGCACGCCCCTTAATTCGGTGATCGGATTTTCGGATTTGCTGGAACAAGAGGTCAAGGAGCCGAAGCAGGTACAGTATCTGCATGCCATCAAAAACGGGGGAAAAGCCCTCCTTTCGTTGATCAATAATATTTTGGATCTCTCCAAAATCGAATCGGGACATATGAAAGTGGAATTGCATCCGCTCCATTTCAAACCGTTTCTTCGAGAAATCATGAATATGTTTATCGAGCCCGGAAAGAAAAAAGGGCTTGAAGTCACCTATGAAATAGAAAAGAATCTCCCCGAATGGATTATTGCCGATGAAATCCGTATTCGACAGATATTATTCAATCTCATCTCCAATGCCATCAAATTCACCGAAAAAGGTTCCGTTCGCCTCAGTGTATTGTCTACCCCTTCCAAAAACGAAGGCTTTGTTGATCTCATTTTCTCGATCAAAGATACGGGAATCGGTATTTCGCCGAAAAATCAAATAAAAATATTTGATGCTTTCATCCAAAATGACGGACAAGACAGCCGACAATTCGGCGGAACCGGTTTAGGGCTTGCCATCTGCCGCAAACTGGCACAGCTTATGAAAGGGGATATTACCATTGAGAGCCAACTGGGCCAAGGGAGCGAATTTACGTTCACAATAGCAAATATCGAAATTTCGGAAGCATTGTTCGCGGAGGCAGAAGAAGCACCGACGAAAAACACCATCACCTTCTCATCCTCCAAAATCCTGATTGTCGACGATATTGAAGAAAACCGGATATTGCTTCATGAATTTTTGAACGAATTCGGATTCGAGATCGAAGAAGCGGTAGACGGGCTGGAGGCAACCGAGCTCATCCGTGAACACGCCTATGATCTCGTATTGACCGATATTCGTATGCCGCGTATGGACGGATGGGAGGCTATCCGCTTTATTAGAGATGAATTAAGCAATCATACCCTCCCCGTAGTCGCAGTCACCGCATCGGTGATGAAAGAAGATTATGAACACCTGATGAAAGTCTTTGACGGAATTATCGAAAAACCGGTCAATAAATCATTACTGATCTCAACACTTCAACGCTTTTTACCTTACACGCAAAATATACCTCTGCCGGAGGAAGAGAGTTCTTTTGCCATTTCAGGACTTACCCCCGATGAGCAGGAGCGGTTAAAAAACAGCCTTTCCGATTGCGCTAAAGAGGTAGATGCCATTTTGGAATCCGGGGATATCGAATTAGCCGAAGGATTCGCCGATAAGCTGTTTAATATAGGAAACGAATTCGAAACAAAAGCCATTATAAAGTATGCGTCATTACTTAAAGAAAATTGCGAAAGCTTCAACATAGAAAGCGTCGAAAGCTTGCTAAAAGAGTATCAAAAGAACCAAAAACTATGGAGCATTTCATGA
- a CDS encoding HD domain-containing phosphohydrolase: MISSSVPTILVVDDEPRNIQVVSNVLKEINECHIIYAVNGEQALQRVEKNEIDLILLDMMMPLLDGLETCKRLKADSRYSSIPIVFLTAKNDEESLIKGFEAGAVDYISKPFLRRELIARVTTHLNLRSAQKTLSFELSENKELLKQYKEIVDISSIVTKSDPSGRITYANDNFCTISGYSHGELLGKSHSIVRHPEVPSSFYKEMWDTIREKRPWQGIVKNLTKEGKVYIVDAVVSPILNSKDEIVEYISLRKDITPLVELKEEIEATQKELILMLGNVGENRSKETAAHVRRVAEYAKILAAAYGLSPSECETLWSTATMHDIGKVGIPDHILNKPGKLTDEEFEIMKTHAETGYSFFKNSSRPLLQAAAIVAHEHHERWDGLGYPRGLSGENIHIFGRITAIADVFDALGTKRVYKRGWEIDEILEYFRQQSGKQFEPKLVELLLANVDQFLLIIDTYQDLPAS; encoded by the coding sequence ATGATAAGTTCATCCGTACCGACCATCTTAGTCGTCGATGACGAACCGCGTAATATTCAAGTCGTATCTAACGTCCTAAAAGAGATAAATGAATGCCATATAATCTATGCAGTCAACGGTGAGCAGGCATTACAGCGGGTCGAAAAAAACGAGATCGATCTTATCTTGCTTGATATGATGATGCCGCTTCTAGACGGGCTTGAAACCTGTAAACGTCTAAAAGCCGATTCACGCTACAGCTCCATACCTATCGTATTTCTCACTGCAAAAAACGATGAAGAGAGCCTTATAAAAGGATTTGAAGCGGGAGCGGTAGATTACATTTCAAAACCGTTTTTGCGGCGTGAACTTATTGCCCGTGTCACTACCCATCTCAATCTCCGATCGGCACAAAAAACGCTCTCTTTTGAACTCTCCGAAAACAAAGAACTGCTCAAACAGTATAAAGAGATCGTCGACATAAGCTCAATCGTCACCAAAAGCGATCCAAGCGGCCGCATTACCTATGCGAACGATAATTTTTGCACTATCAGCGGCTATTCGCATGGCGAGCTTCTCGGAAAATCCCATAGCATCGTTCGGCATCCCGAAGTTCCATCATCTTTTTACAAAGAGATGTGGGATACGATTCGTGAAAAACGCCCATGGCAAGGAATCGTCAAAAATCTTACCAAAGAGGGAAAAGTCTATATTGTCGATGCCGTTGTCAGCCCTATTCTAAACAGCAAAGACGAAATCGTCGAATATATCAGCCTTCGTAAAGACATCACTCCGCTTGTTGAACTAAAAGAGGAGATCGAAGCAACCCAAAAAGAGTTGATTTTGATGTTGGGTAATGTAGGAGAAAACCGTTCCAAGGAGACGGCGGCACATGTCCGACGTGTCGCCGAATACGCGAAAATTCTTGCCGCCGCCTATGGATTAAGCCCCTCCGAATGCGAAACCCTATGGTCTACCGCAACGATGCACGACATCGGCAAAGTAGGAATCCCTGACCATATCTTGAACAAACCCGGCAAATTGACCGATGAAGAGTTTGAGATTATGAAAACGCATGCCGAAACCGGCTATTCGTTTTTCAAAAACTCTTCCCGTCCTTTGCTTCAGGCGGCAGCCATCGTTGCCCACGAACATCATGAACGTTGGGACGGTCTGGGATACCCCCGAGGACTCAGCGGAGAAAATATCCATATATTCGGACGAATTACGGCAATCGCCGACGTATTCGATGCATTGGGAACCAAAAGAGTTTACAAACGGGGATGGGAAATCGATGAAATTTTAGAGTATTTCCGTCAACAAAGCGGAAAGCAGTTTGAACCGAAGTTAGTAGAATTGCTTTTGGCTAACGTAGATCAGTTTTTACTCATAATCGATACCTATCAGGATCTTCCCGCCTCTTAA
- a CDS encoding winged helix-turn-helix transcriptional regulator, producing the protein MINSPFNCHFELTLELIGGKWKGLILWHLHDKKVLRNGEMLRLMPRITQKMLTQQLREMEENGLIRRVVYEQVPPKVEYSLTPHGEAIRPILEMMIDWGVEYARDKNILIACTQQKG; encoded by the coding sequence ATGATCAACTCCCCTTTTAATTGCCACTTTGAACTTACCCTCGAACTGATCGGCGGAAAATGGAAAGGGCTTATATTATGGCATCTGCACGATAAAAAAGTGTTGCGAAACGGAGAGATGCTTCGTCTCATGCCCCGCATCACTCAAAAGATGCTGACACAGCAGCTGCGCGAGATGGAGGAAAACGGTCTGATCCGACGTGTCGTCTACGAGCAGGTTCCGCCGAAAGTGGAATACTCTCTGACCCCGCACGGAGAGGCGATTCGTCCTATTTTGGAGATGATGATCGATTGGGGCGTAGAGTATGCGCGGGATAAAAATATACTCATCGCCTGTACACAGCAAAAAGGCTAA
- a CDS encoding NAD(P)H-dependent oxidoreductase, whose protein sequence is MKHVLLLNLHQKYEGFANGNLTRDLLKEAKTFFLNHGYEVRETTIEEGYDVAEELEKFQWADLFFVQSPVYWMGLPWLGKKYIDDIFSGGANTVTYTSDGRSRNDPSKTYGSGGLMGGKHYMLSFTYNCPESEFNNPQGFFEGMSVDEANIALHKTFQFCGVTPYPSYAVHDIYKSDFDINGALNGLQDHLKNTL, encoded by the coding sequence TTGAAACATGTATTACTATTGAACCTGCACCAAAAATACGAAGGATTCGCCAATGGGAATTTGACGAGAGATCTTCTCAAAGAGGCGAAAACATTTTTTCTCAATCACGGATATGAAGTCCGGGAGACAACTATCGAAGAGGGATACGATGTCGCCGAAGAGTTGGAAAAATTCCAATGGGCCGATCTCTTTTTCGTCCAATCTCCGGTCTATTGGATGGGATTGCCGTGGCTGGGCAAAAAATACATCGACGATATTTTCTCCGGCGGAGCCAATACGGTTACCTACACCAGCGACGGACGGAGCCGAAACGATCCGTCAAAAACTTACGGAAGCGGCGGGCTGATGGGAGGAAAGCACTATATGCTGAGCTTCACCTACAACTGTCCCGAGAGCGAGTTTAACAATCCCCAAGGATTTTTCGAGGGAATGAGTGTCGATGAAGCCAATATCGCCCTCCATAAAACCTTCCAGTTCTGCGGCGTAACACCGTACCCGAGCTATGCGGTACACGATATCTATAAATCCGATTTTGACATCAACGGTGCCCTAAACGGATTGCAAGACCATTTAAAAAACACCCTCTAA
- a CDS encoding NAD(P)H-dependent oxidoreductase → MRNDFEKAMHFRHACKLFDATKPMSNEDLTFILEAGRLSPSSFGMEQWQFFVIRDTEMKEEIRTVAWNQPQITTASELIAIGYKKKVRSTDGYIQSQFNQFHFPEPLRQLYASFMDPRSDEALECWSSRQVYIAAANMMSAAASIGIDSCPIEGFDRDAVEKIMGIDTDTYGIPLLIPFGYRVKEQQSRHRSELSELITYL, encoded by the coding sequence ATGCGAAACGATTTTGAAAAAGCGATGCACTTCCGCCACGCGTGCAAACTGTTCGATGCAACCAAACCGATGAGTAACGAAGATTTAACATTTATCCTCGAAGCGGGACGCCTCAGCCCCAGTTCGTTCGGAATGGAGCAATGGCAATTTTTCGTAATCCGCGATACCGAAATGAAAGAAGAAATCCGAACCGTCGCATGGAATCAGCCTCAGATTACGACCGCGTCCGAACTGATCGCGATCGGATACAAAAAAAAGGTCCGAAGCACTGATGGCTATATCCAAAGCCAATTCAACCAATTTCACTTTCCCGAACCTCTCCGTCAGCTTTACGCCAGCTTTATGGACCCGCGAAGTGATGAAGCGCTTGAGTGCTGGTCATCCAGACAGGTCTACATCGCGGCTGCCAACATGATGAGCGCCGCCGCATCCATCGGTATCGATTCGTGTCCGATCGAAGGATTTGACCGGGACGCGGTGGAAAAAATCATGGGGATAGATACCGATACCTACGGTATCCCTTTGCTGATCCCGTTCGGATACCGCGTCAAAGAGCAGCAAAGCCGCCATCGCAGTGAACTTTCCGAGCTTATTACCTATCTATAA
- a CDS encoding iron-containing alcohol dehydrogenase, giving the protein MNTFTYYNPTRIEFGRGKENNIGEMIAELGIKRLLLVYGTGSIKKNGLYDRVIQSLTTAGIAFEELGGVVSNPLLSRVHDGIKMVKSHDLQAVLGVGGGSVVDSAKAIAAGALYEGDVWDFFIQKASITAALPVYAVMTLAATASEMNGNSVVMNDATKQKYSISSVLVNPKISIINPELMMSVTPEYLAYSATDIIAHTIEVYFTATEHPRFQSRLVESIIKTVIETTEILLKDPLNYDARAEFAWASTQALNGLTNSGTGGGSFPNHMIEHALSALFNIAHGAGLAIVIPAWMKWYKGQNPAQFERFAQEVFGLKTADEGIAALEHWFDSIGAPVTLSAANISRERIGDIAENAHGLALLWGMGEDYSAATIAEILQNA; this is encoded by the coding sequence ATGAATACATTTACCTACTATAATCCGACCCGTATCGAATTTGGACGCGGCAAAGAAAACAATATCGGAGAAATGATCGCCGAACTGGGAATAAAACGTCTTCTTCTCGTTTACGGAACCGGTTCGATCAAAAAAAACGGCTTGTACGACAGAGTCATTCAAAGTCTCACAACAGCGGGAATCGCTTTTGAAGAGCTGGGCGGCGTCGTAAGCAATCCCCTCCTCTCCCGTGTCCATGACGGCATCAAAATGGTAAAATCGCATGATCTCCAGGCCGTTCTCGGAGTCGGCGGAGGCTCAGTCGTCGATTCGGCAAAAGCGATCGCGGCAGGAGCTCTGTACGAAGGAGACGTATGGGATTTTTTCATCCAAAAAGCCTCTATTACAGCTGCTCTTCCCGTCTATGCCGTTATGACGCTCGCGGCAACCGCCAGCGAGATGAACGGAAACTCCGTGGTCATGAACGACGCCACTAAGCAAAAATACTCTATCAGTTCCGTACTGGTCAATCCGAAAATATCCATCATCAATCCCGAACTGATGATGAGCGTAACCCCCGAATACCTCGCCTATTCGGCAACCGATATCATCGCCCATACGATCGAAGTCTATTTTACCGCCACCGAGCATCCCCGTTTTCAATCCCGTCTCGTCGAATCTATCATCAAAACTGTTATCGAAACGACCGAAATTCTCCTGAAAGATCCGCTCAATTACGACGCACGCGCCGAGTTTGCATGGGCATCCACCCAAGCGCTCAACGGGTTGACGAACTCCGGAACGGGCGGCGGAAGTTTTCCTAACCACATGATCGAGCACGCCCTCTCCGCACTCTTTAATATTGCCCACGGCGCAGGTTTGGCTATCGTCATTCCGGCATGGATGAAATGGTATAAAGGGCAAAATCCGGCTCAGTTTGAACGCTTTGCCCAAGAGGTTTTCGGCCTGAAGACCGCAGATGAGGGAATCGCTGCATTGGAACACTGGTTTGACTCTATCGGCGCACCGGTGACCCTCTCAGCGGCAAATATTTCTCGTGAGCGTATCGGCGACATTGCCGAGAATGCGCATGGATTAGCACTATTGTGGGGAATGGGCGAAGACTACTCCGCTGCAACCATCGCAGAGATACTCCAAAATGCTTAA
- a CDS encoding DsrE family protein, producing the protein MNLKTLVAGMLGMMLAISSAEAGECNTEASKSIVITITEGSIVKAGFALAVANAMQDAGVQSTVFIAADAVNFALNKGDQPKFAGSTPKELMGGLIRKGGHVKICEGFVKLGNIKQSDIIEGIEIAAPADLAGALYAPNAQSMTF; encoded by the coding sequence ATGAACCTCAAAACGTTAGTGGCGGGAATGTTGGGAATGATGTTGGCGATTTCAAGCGCCGAAGCAGGCGAGTGCAATACCGAAGCATCCAAAAGCATCGTAATCACGATTACGGAAGGTTCCATCGTCAAAGCCGGATTCGCTCTTGCAGTGGCCAATGCAATGCAAGATGCGGGAGTGCAAAGCACCGTTTTCATCGCAGCCGACGCTGTTAATTTCGCACTCAATAAAGGAGATCAGCCGAAATTTGCCGGATCAACCCCCAAAGAGTTGATGGGCGGACTGATCCGTAAAGGGGGACACGTCAAAATCTGCGAAGGATTCGTCAAACTAGGCAACATCAAACAATCCGACATCATTGAGGGGATCGAGATCGCGGCTCCGGCCGATCTTGCAGGTGCTTTATACGCACCGAATGCGCAATCAATGACATTTTAA
- a CDS encoding Crp/Fnr family transcriptional regulator, which translates to MELDHYRFFQSLEPESLEKVRSEAKKVSLGVGTFLYYQGDVNQGILFLTKGCVKVFLHAEDIGKGEITLYYITPGEQCLVNTLSTVSQTPATATAIVDESIEGWLVPAETIRWLIDNSPAYRNFKISFCAERLSQIMHLVEELRFKRMDQRLLNWLFVQGRDTILTTHEQIAQILGTSREVISRILKNLEKEGIISLGRGSIKIIEPI; encoded by the coding sequence ATGGAATTGGATCACTACCGGTTTTTTCAATCATTGGAACCTGAATCGCTTGAGAAAGTACGTTCAGAAGCCAAAAAAGTCTCTCTTGGCGTCGGAACCTTTCTATATTATCAAGGGGACGTCAATCAAGGCATTCTTTTTCTGACCAAAGGGTGTGTGAAAGTCTTCCTACATGCCGAAGATATCGGCAAAGGGGAGATCACCCTTTACTATATCACTCCGGGCGAGCAGTGTCTTGTCAACACCCTCAGTACCGTTTCCCAAACTCCGGCTACCGCTACCGCTATCGTCGATGAAAGTATCGAAGGATGGCTTGTTCCCGCCGAAACGATCCGTTGGCTCATCGACAACTCTCCCGCATACCGCAATTTCAAAATTTCATTTTGTGCGGAAAGATTATCGCAAATCATGCATCTCGTCGAAGAGCTTCGTTTCAAACGGATGGATCAGCGCCTCCTAAACTGGCTTTTTGTCCAAGGACGCGATACCATTCTCACCACCCATGAACAAATCGCCCAAATCCTCGGCACTTCCCGCGAAGTGATCAGCCGTATCCTTAAAAATCTCGAAAAAGAGGGAATTATTTCCCTCGGACGCGGTTCGATCAAAATTATCGAACCGATCTAG
- a CDS encoding DoxX family membrane protein: MKIEKSVNLIRIFLGVNFFWFGMLKFFPGVSPAETLAALTIQKLTLGLILPPLSVKLLAIWEVLIGIGFLSGRFIPFFVRIFMLHMVLTFTPLFLFPDICFTEPPFTLTIVGQYIIKNIVFIASGIAVCIVHKEKQL, encoded by the coding sequence ATGAAAATAGAAAAATCCGTGAATTTGATCCGTATTTTTTTAGGGGTCAATTTCTTTTGGTTCGGGATGTTGAAATTTTTCCCAGGGGTCAGTCCCGCTGAAACTTTGGCGGCATTGACCATACAAAAATTGACTCTGGGACTTATTCTTCCGCCATTATCCGTCAAACTGCTTGCGATATGGGAAGTACTGATCGGAATCGGTTTTTTAAGCGGCCGTTTTATCCCGTTTTTCGTGCGGATATTTATGCTGCACATGGTACTGACCTTTACCCCTTTGTTTTTATTTCCCGACATCTGTTTTACCGAACCGCCGTTTACACTTACGATTGTCGGACAATACATCATCAAAAACATCGTCTTTATCGCATCGGGAATTGCCGTATGCATCGTTCATAAGGAGAAACAATTATGA
- a CDS encoding cytochrome-c peroxidase, whose translation MKAIVILTGLFSLTLLHANEALHQTALKHGLKPIPYSYTVAAEQNKRAELGKKLFFDKRLSLNGDISCASCHSTKHGGADGRPTAIGDKGQSNPHHLNTPTVLNTTFSKHYFWDGRSASLADQAKGPLQAPFEMASNPKLIEKRLSKIPAYAHEFKKVFGDSSITFDRTVEAISAYEDTLVTHGRYDRFLEGNLSALNENEQAGLNLFIQKGCIGCHNGIGLGGQEIRKFPLLHHPIWSMAKQKKINALREKYLAFLSAPPSGALNRYDALIQTMGNDDTELLRLGYFEHYNQKESSRIMSANGCFECHLDKTFKVENAILKRTAFAFENKGGFLGKEKPSRYFRVPLLRNVVRTAPYFHNGNVATLKEAVQIMVKYQSRSSVTPQQLDQLIAFLKAVDAPIAK comes from the coding sequence ATGAAAGCTATTGTGATACTTACAGGACTTTTTTCACTAACGCTGCTTCATGCAAACGAAGCCCTGCATCAGACGGCGCTAAAACACGGTCTCAAACCGATACCCTACAGCTACACCGTCGCAGCAGAGCAAAATAAGAGAGCCGAGTTGGGCAAAAAGCTTTTTTTTGACAAACGGTTATCGCTGAATGGTGATATCAGCTGTGCAAGCTGCCACAGTACCAAACACGGCGGTGCGGACGGACGCCCTACCGCCATCGGAGATAAAGGGCAAAGCAATCCCCATCATCTCAATACCCCTACGGTATTAAACACGACATTTTCAAAACACTATTTTTGGGACGGACGAAGTGCGAGTCTCGCCGATCAGGCAAAAGGGCCGCTTCAAGCCCCGTTTGAAATGGCATCCAACCCAAAACTTATCGAAAAAAGGCTCTCCAAGATACCCGCATATGCTCATGAATTTAAAAAAGTGTTCGGCGATTCTTCTATCACATTTGATCGAACCGTCGAAGCGATCAGCGCCTACGAAGATACACTGGTGACCCACGGACGCTATGACCGTTTTTTAGAAGGAAATCTGAGTGCGTTGAATGAAAATGAACAAGCGGGTCTCAATCTATTCATTCAAAAAGGGTGTATCGGCTGTCATAACGGAATCGGGTTAGGCGGTCAGGAGATTCGTAAATTTCCTCTGCTGCACCATCCGATCTGGAGTATGGCAAAGCAGAAAAAAATCAATGCGCTCCGCGAAAAATATCTCGCCTTTTTATCCGCTCCGCCATCCGGCGCACTCAACCGTTATGACGCCTTGATCCAAACCATGGGGAATGACGATACGGAGCTGCTTCGTCTAGGGTATTTCGAACATTACAATCAAAAAGAGAGCAGCCGTATCATGAGCGCCAATGGGTGCTTCGAGTGCCATCTGGATAAAACGTTCAAAGTCGAAAATGCCATCTTAAAGCGGACGGCATTTGCCTTTGAAAACAAAGGGGGATTTTTGGGGAAAGAGAAGCCGAGCCGTTATTTTCGCGTCCCGCTGCTGCGAAACGTTGTCCGAACCGCTCCGTATTTTCATAACGGCAACGTCGCGACACTGAAAGAAGCGGTGCAGATCATGGTCAAATACCAAAGCCGTTCATCCGTTACACCGCAACAACTCGATCAACTGATCGCATTTTTAAAAGCGGTAGACGCACCGATAGCAAAGTAA
- a CDS encoding helix-hairpin-helix domain-containing protein has protein sequence MNPAKVIREKVEKLTDLPNIGKTVANDFARIGITSPDQLKNQDPYDLYIRFCEAFAELQDPCMLDVLMSVTDFMDGGEARVWWDYTPERKRRYGSGRVEK, from the coding sequence ATGAATCCCGCTAAAGTTATCCGAGAAAAAGTCGAAAAACTGACCGACCTCCCCAATATCGGCAAGACGGTGGCAAACGATTTTGCGCGTATCGGCATCACGTCACCCGATCAGCTCAAAAATCAAGACCCTTACGATCTGTACATACGGTTTTGCGAAGCGTTCGCAGAGTTGCAAGACCCGTGCATGCTGGATGTGCTGATGTCGGTGACCGACTTTATGGACGGGGGAGAAGCGCGTGTCTGGTGGGACTACACGCCTGAGCGCAAACGGCGCTACGGAAGCGGAAGAGTAGAAAAATAA
- a CDS encoding ABC transporter ATP-binding protein, with amino-acid sequence MNRIVFFENVELRYETSAVLKNISLQIEAGEHCVILGANGSGKSTLIKLINCELYPSYKDETFKREILGNERWVVSELRKHLGVVTNDLHTRFALDGGYLSGFETVLSGFNGTLGLFDHLEVTQEQIEAAEGALKRLGIEHLRDKRLCEMSTGELRKCIVARALVHPVKAILLDEPTVGLDIKAQLDFIEMMRSLARSGTTVILVTHHIEEVFEEIKTAVLIKEGTIYAAGEKEAVLSSANLSEIFNTPLDVQKLQGRYSIHPVR; translated from the coding sequence ATGAACCGAATAGTTTTTTTCGAAAATGTCGAACTTCGATATGAGACAAGTGCCGTATTAAAAAATATCTCACTGCAGATTGAAGCGGGTGAACATTGCGTCATTTTGGGGGCGAACGGTTCGGGGAAATCGACATTGATCAAGCTGATCAACTGCGAGCTCTACCCTTCCTACAAAGACGAGACGTTTAAACGGGAGATATTGGGCAATGAGCGGTGGGTCGTATCCGAACTGCGCAAACACCTCGGAGTCGTAACGAACGATCTGCATACGAGGTTTGCGTTGGACGGAGGATATCTCAGCGGTTTTGAGACGGTGCTGAGCGGTTTTAACGGGACGCTCGGATTGTTTGATCATTTAGAGGTGACTCAGGAACAGATCGAAGCGGCTGAGGGCGCTCTAAAACGGTTGGGGATTGAGCATTTGAGGGATAAGCGTTTGTGCGAGATGTCGACGGGAGAGCTGCGCAAATGTATCGTGGCGCGCGCACTCGTCCATCCGGTCAAAGCGATTTTGCTGGATGAACCGACGGTAGGACTGGATATCAAAGCGCAGCTTGATTTTATCGAGATGATGCGTTCCCTAGCACGCAGCGGAACGACGGTGATTCTGGTCACCCATCATATCGAAGAGGTCTTCGAGGAGATAAAAACGGCCGTGCTCATCAAAGAGGGGACGATCTATGCGGCGGGGGAAAAAGAGGCGGTGTTAAGCAGCGCCAATCTATCCGAAATCTTTAATACGCCGCTCGACGTCCAAAAGCTGCAAGGGCGTTATTCGATCCATCCTGTGAGATAA